From Pirellulaceae bacterium:
CGCGGGTACTGGCGATTTTTCGCGTACGTCTCGCTGTTTGTGTTTTCGATGACGATGCTGGTCCTGGTAAGCAATTTCTTGATGCTCTTCGTATTCTGGGAGGCGGTGGGGGTCTGCAGCTATTTACTCATCGGATTTTGGTACGAAAAGGAGGGTGCCGCGGCGGCGGGGATGAAGGCCTTCTTAGTGAATCGTGTCGGTGATTTTGGATTCGCCCTGGCGATCTTTCTGATTTGGGTGAACTACGGAACGCTCAACTTTCACGACGTGGGTGGTATCCCCGGTGTGATGGGAGATCAGCGACTGAGTGGGCAATTGGCATTTGTTGGAGGCGGTGTCGCAACCGCCATCTGCTTGCTTTTGATGCTGGGTGCATGTGGGAAAAGTGCTCAATTTCCCCTCCACGTGTGGTTGCCGGATGCGATGGAGGGTCCGACTCCAGTAAGTGCTTTGATCCATGCAGCGACAATGGTTACGGCGGGGGTTTACATGGTGACCCGATGCACTCCTTTGTTCCATGCATCGTCCGACGCTCAGCTGGTCGTGGCCTGTGTGGGAGGTTTTACCGCGTTGTTGGCCGGATTAATTGCGTTGACCCAATACGATTTGAAACGAGTACTGGCTTACTCCACAATCAGCCAGTTGGGCTATTTGTTCCTGGCCTTGGGGACCGGGACGATTGGCGGTATTTGCGCCGCAATGTTTCATCTGTTCACCCACGCGTTTTTCAAAGCACTCCTGTTTCTTGGAGCCGGGAGCGTGATGCATGCGATGGGCGACGTGATCGACATGAGGCGATTCGGGGGACTTCGGCACCTCATGCCTTGGACGCACCGCACTTTTCTGATTGGGGCGTTGGCCCTTGCAGGTGTCTTCCCCTTCGCAGGTTTTTGGAGCAAAGATCAAATTGTGGCCGCCGTTCATGACGAGAGCCACTCGCATGCCGAGGTTCACCATACACGGGCAAGCGATCCAAACACGACTCATACTGTACGGACGGCTGTGAGCGATGCTGCTGATGAGAATTCTGACCGTCGGGCCAAGATTTTTGACTGGCTCTATCGGATTTCCCTCGGCGTGGCATTTTTGACCTCCCTGTACACTTTTCGAGCCTACTACATGACTTTTTTTGGGCCGGAAGTGATTCCGTCCGAGGCCGGGCATCATGCCCACGAGTCGCCACCCTCGATGTTGATTCCATTGGGAATCTTGGCGATTCTTGCCTTTAGCATCGGCTGGATGCTCGATCATGCCACGCTAATCAATTTCTTGTCTAGCACCCCGTCACTTGCCTACGTAACGCCTGCCGGATACCAGCCTGTATTTCACCTGGACATTGCGGTGAAAAGCACATTAGTGGCGCTGGCGGGAGTCGGACTCGCATCTTATCTGTACCTGGGGCATCATCGTGAAGCCAACGCGCTCTCCAAGTTGTTTGGCTCCTTGCGCCGGCTTTCGTACCACAAGTTTTACTTTGACGAACTTTATCATTTCGGGATCATCTGGCCATTGCGATGGTTGGCCCAACTCAGTTATTTGTTCGATAAATGGATTGTTGACGGGATTGTTAATCTGATTGGTCAATTGCCGGTGCGATTGGGAAGCAGCATACGTGGTTGGCAGCATGGTTTGATTCCTGCCTACAGCTTGATGATGGCGTTGGGCACCCTGATCATTTTAATCCTCGGCAAGATTCTTTGGGGCGGAGGATGATGTCGAAATGAATTCCTCGATATTCTTGTTGATTTCGATCGTCTTGCCGATCTTGGGATCCATCCTGATTTGCTCGCTTGGTGCGGGCAGTGTGGTACTTGTTCGTCGTGTAGCGCTTTGTGTTTCGCTCGTGACTTGCTTCACCGCCTTTTTGGTGGTTAGCCGTTTCGAACCCACCGGCGACATTTACATGGCCGAACAGCTGGATGCGGCCGCGAAAGACCCATCCATTCTGAAAACCTTTGACCCGGCGACGACCGCGTTTGCCAGCACAGAATACGAATGGCTGCCCGCCTCGACCGGAATCGATGTTCGATTTTCCATCGGGTTGGATGGTTTGAGTGTTTGGCTCTACGCGCTCACGGCACTGCTGATGCTTAGTGCAGTGCTCGTGAGTTGGACGGCAATCACGGAACGGGTTGCTTTGTTCTACGGTATGCTGCTACTTCTCGAAGCGGGCTGCTTGGGTGTCTTTGCGGCGCGAGATTTAATCCTCTTTTACATCTTCTTCGAGTTTACCCTGATTCCATTGTTTTTCTTGATTGGGATTTGGGGGAGCGAGCAGCGGCGATTTGCAGCCCAAAAGTTTTTCTTGTTCACGTTGGCCGGCAGTCTGTTGACCTTTATCGGACTGTTGACCATCGTCATTTCAGTTCATCAGCAGATGATGAATCAGGGGATGGGGCACGGTGCGATCAGTTGTTCGATTCCGGAATTGGTCGTCCGATTGACTTGCTTTCCCCTAGCGAACAGTTTGCAATCTTGGGTGTTTTTGGCCTTATTTGTAGGTTTTGCCATCAAAGTCCCCCTTTTTCCCTTCCACACTTGGTTGCCACTTGCCCACGTTCAGGCGCCGGCCGCTGGAAGTGTTTTTCTGGCGGGAATCTTGTTGAAGATCGGGACGTTTGGCTTTTTGCGATTCAACATTCCGATGTTACCCGAGGCAACTGTTGCCTTTGCCCCCGTGCTGCTTTGGTTAGCGGTGATTGGAATTATTTATGGCGCGTTCGTGGCGTTGGCCCAGTCGGACATGAAACGCCTGGTTGCCTACTCGAGCGTGAGTCACCTTGGGTTTTGTATGCTTGGATTGTTTGTCCTAAATCCGTTAGGAGTCCAAGGTGCTACCTTGCAAATGATTAATCATGGTATTTCGACAGGTGCACTTTTCGCACTGATCGGCATGTTATATGAGCGATATCATACGCGTGAAATTTCGGACTTTGGCGGTCTTGCCAAGCGACTACCTATTTTTGCTTTCTTCATGCTGTTGTTCACATTTTCGAGTATCGGATTGCCTGGGCTGAACGGCTTTGCCGGTGAGATCCTGATTCTAGCGGGAGCTTTTCAACGGGGTTGGGCCCAGCAGGCTGGACCGTGGGGAGCTCAGCTAAAAATAATCTCTGTGATCGCAGTTTTCGGCGTGGTGCTGGGCGCTTGGTATATGCTGTCGCTGGTTAAACGCGTCTTTTTTGGCGAGCTGAAAGAGCCCTCCGGGCAGGACGCCGAAGGTGAGCTACCTGGCGACTTGACTGGCCGTGAGATTTGGGCGTTAGTGCCGCTTGCCATTTTGGTATTTTGGATCGGGTTGTATCCGAAATTCTTCCTGGATCGGATGCAGCCCACGATCGACTATTCGATTCAAGCCGCTCGCCAAGCCGCAGACCGTCCGCCTGCGGCGCTGGCTTCGACGCGGAACAGAGAGGAAAGTCAACCAAGTGCCCGTTAACGCCGAAACCATTGTCAATTTGTTGCCGGAAGTGACGCTCGTGTTGCTTGCGGTCGTCATTCTGATTGGTGGAACCTTCAATCGGTCAAAACTGAGTTGGACGATTGTTTCGCTGTTCATCTTCGGCGTTGTGGCTGTCATGCTTTCGCGGCAGCCCACCGCGGCGCAGGTTGTTGCCGCGGGACCGTTGCGATTCGATGGCTTCTCGCAATATTTTCGCTGGACGGCACTCGGTCTCGGCGGGCTTTTTACGCTGTTTGCCACTCAAAGTCGGCAGTTTAAGCTGTTTCCTGAACTCCTCGCTGCGCTTGTTCTGATTGTTACCGGGCTTATGGTTGTGAGTTCGGCCGCTGACCTCGTGATGATGTTTCTTGGATTTGAACTGATATCGATCCCGACCTATGTCTTGTTGTTCATCGGCAAGTCGGATCGTCAGTCTGATGAAGCAGCGGCAAAATACTTTTTCCTGAGCATTCTTTCGTCCGCTCTGATGTTGTACGGGTTTGCGTCACTCTATGGCGTGACCGGTGAAATTGAATTTCAGTTAATCCGGGCCAGTTTGCAGGCCGATTCGGCTCCGCTGCTTCGCTCGTTTCTTCCGATATCGCTGGTGGCGATCATTGCCGGGTTGGCCTTCAAGGTGGCTGCGGTTCCCTTCCACTTCTACGCACCAGATGTTTATCAGGCGACCACTAACTTGAATGCGGCCGTATTGGCGATTGTGCCCAAGATGGCCGGCGTTATTGGGTTGGTCCGCATTTTGATTGCGGTTTATCCTCGCGAGTCACTTTTCCCCTGGCAGCTTGCGATCGTTTTGGCGGTGTTGACGATGACGCTCGGCAATGTCGCCGCACTCTGGCAAAACAATCTGCGGCGTTTGCTGGGCTATTCTTCGATTGCCCACGCGGGATATCTGCTGATTGGATTGGCGGCGGCGTTGGGGGGGCAAATCGATGCGGCGACCACGCAAGACGCGATCACAGCGATGGTGTTCTATGTGGTTGTTTATTCGGTGGCAACGATTGGTGCTTTCTCGGTGCTCGCTTATCTAAGTGATGACGATTTCAGTTTTTCTCAGCTACGCGAGCTCGCTGGACTGGCTCGCACGCATCCTGTGATTGGTGCTTGTCTGGCGGTTTGTATGTTCTCACTGAGTGGCATCCCTCCCTTAGCGGGATTTTGGGGTAAGCTGACCTTGTTCAAGTCGGCCTTGGATGTCGGTCTTTCGAGCTCGGGTGGGACGCGGTACTGGTTTATTGTGCTTGCGGTCTTGGGGGCTTTGAACGCAGCGATTGCGGCCGCATATTATTTGAGAGTGATCGGCGTGATTTATTTCAATGCCGATGAGTCCTCCCCGAAAAAGCCACCGCTAGGAAATCCGGGAGCTGGCTTGGTGGCATTATTGAGTGTTTGGATTGTGATTGGCATCGGGCTGTTTACATCCGGTGCGATGCTCCGAGCAGAGGCAGCGGCTCGATCGGTCTCGGTGGTCAAATCGGTGGATCCCGAGTTGACGTTGGTGACCAAGCCACGTCGACCTTAACGCTTCGCGAAGAAAAAAATGGCCAGATCTGGCAAAAAGAACTCGCTTGGTTCGCTGTTCGACGAGGCGGACTGCCCCATTTATGTACTGGATGCGGATCGTCGACTGCAGTACTGCAATCAAGCATGTTGTCGCTGGACTGACTGTGCGTCTGATCAATTGTTGGGAGTCCGTTGGGATTACCATTCGCTTGAGAACGCCCCGCCTCTTGCCACGGAATCATCAAAAGATCGTGTGTCAGCTGGCCTGTGTCCGTCGCTTGATGCGTTTTCAGGCGTGAGATCCCGTGGAATCGTAGCTTTGCCGGGTTCTTGTCAACGGCGCGAGGCAGAATTCATTCCGCTTTCGCTCGGTGCTGACGTGACCAGCGTGTTGGTGCTCGTGGCTCCTCAGGATCTTACTTGCCAGCCGTTGTCGGAAGCGTCAGATGCGTTTGAACCGGCCAAGCTTCATGAGCAGCTGCAATATTGGCGCAATGTTCAGCGCGACGTCTACCGCCTCGACAACTTGGTTGGAAGTAGCGTGCAGATGCAGCGCGTGCGGGATCAGGTGCGTCTTGCTTGCGCCGGTCAGGGGGCGGTGCTCGCCGTGGGCTCACCAGGTTCCGGGCGAGAGCGGATGATGCGAACGATCCATTCGTCCAGATCCCAATCGGCTCAGATCGCTTTGATTCCTTTGGATTGCCGTCTTCTGGACAGCGAGTTGATGCGGTCGACGATGGACAACGTGATCCGCGAGTCCAGCGAGCTGGAGGGATCGGGCGGTGTCGATCTGCTCTTGTTGGATGTCGATCAGCTATCCCTTGATTGTCAGATTGTGTTATTGAATTTTCTGTGTTTGGAAGAATTGAACGTGACAGCGTTGGCGACCGCAGGTACGGATTTGGTGACGCTGGCGAAAAAAGCCGGATTCGTGGCCGACTTGGCTGAAAAACTCACGACGTTGGTGATTCGACTGCCGACTTTGTTGGAGCGTCCAGACGATCTACCGCTACTGATTCAGGTGGCCATCGAAAATCAAAACGCGGCAGGTGGTAAGCAGGTACTCGGTACCACCCAGCGCGCGATGGATCTATTGTTGGCCTATCGTTGGACTGGAAACGTGGATCAGTTGTTTGAGTTTGTTCGACAGGCCCATCGTTGCGCAGCAGGGGTGCTGATTACCGAACAGGATCTGCCAGACGCGATCAGTTTGTCAATTGATGCTGATCGCTATCCGCACCGGCAGGTCGAGACGATCGAGTTGGAGTCTTATCTGGCCAACATTGAAAGGGAATTGATCCAAAGGGCCCTCGTGACGTCTGGTGGCAACAAGGCTCAGGCGGCACGTCTGTTGGGTATCTCACGCGGTCGGCTACTCCGCCGACTGGAAACATTGAAAATTTCATCCTGACCGATCGGGATCAGTGGGCGTCGCTATGCGGGAATTGGTGATTTGTGAAAAGACGGGTGAATGGGCTGCGGTCTTTCGACGGCATTTCGAGCAAGTCTTTGAAACGCGGTTCTTGGCCGACTGTGGCCGTTTTGTCGAAGCCCATCCTCAGGCAGTGACTGTGTTGGAAACCGGATGTTGGGAGCCGGCCGAGGTGGCAGATTGGGTGACAAGCATCCGAGCGGGCTTCCCCGATCTGTTAATTCTGGCCATTGTTTCTCGGGAAAGCTCGGGCACGTGGCACTGTTGGCTGCGAGAAATGGGTGTGAGCGATCTGCTTGCTTCTTTTCAGGATGTTCCACGTGTTAAACACCAGGTTCAGCGACACTTTCAGCGGTTTCGCAGCGGGCCCCTGTCGCTCGAGCAGCGAATTTGGAACAATTTACCCTGGTCCTGAAGTCACCCGTGCGGGCGGTTACAGCGACCTGGAACCTTTAGCATATGAGGTGATTCATGGCCGGTGGTGCGTTAGATGCTGCGGTGGTTAAAGCAGCAATGCAAAACTTCAAGGATCCCGAAACGGGGCGTAGCGTCGTTGACATGTCGCAAGTCAAGGATCTGGCGATTGAGGATCGACGTGTTTGTGTGACTCTCGCACTGACCACGCATTCTGCTCCGCTTTGGGATGAGACATATCGAGAGGCAGAGCAGCATTTGAAGGCCGCTTTGCCACAGGCCAGCGAGATCAAGGTTGAACGTGCAGTCCTTGATCGGCGGCCCGAAAAGATTGGTGAAATTGGACTCGCTGCGAAGTCGGTAATCGCGGTCGGATCGGGCAAAGGTGGTGTCGGCAAAAGCACCGTCGCTTCGGCACTTGCCTACGGCTTGCAACGTTCAGGATCTGTCGTCGGACTTGTCGATGCAGACGTGTACGGGCCGAGTATTCCCCATCTGCTTGGCGTAAGTGGGCGACCGGAGATTCTCAACAATCGGATTCAGCCGATCGAGAAGGATGGCATCCGAGTGATGTCGATGGGCTTCCTGGTACCGCCCGGGGAAGCGGTTGTCTGGCGTGGGCCGATGCTGCACGGAGCCATCACACAATTCTTGCGTGATACTGAATGGGGTGAGCTTGATTATCTGATCATCGACATGCCTCCAGGAACCGGAGACATTGCGCTGACGCTCTCCCAGCTGTTGCCCCTTTCCGGTTCGGTCGTCGTCTGCACGCCCCAAGAGGTTGCCTTGTTGGATGCGGTCAAAGCGATCGCCATGTTGCGGAAGGTCAATATTCCAGTGCTTGGCATGGTGGAGAACATGAGTGGCTTCATCTGCTCGGATTGCAACAAGCGATATGACATATTTGGCAGTGGTGGTGCCAAGAAACGTGCTGAAGAGCTCGAGGTGCCCTTCTTAGGCGAGATTCCGATCAACGTGGGGATTCGTACCAGTGGCGACAAAGGGCAAATGAACGCCGTTTTTGAGGACGAGGCGACACGTCCCTATTTGGAGCAGCTGACGCATCAGTTGGTGAGGAATTTGGCCCAGCAGGTGATGGAAGAGCCACCGCTTCCGACCCTCAACGTCCTGTAGACGCTCTTTATGGCAGGAAAGGCCATCGCAGTCGGCGATGAGCCGAGGAGTGCATGTCAGTTTGGGGGAAGTGGGGCTGTGTTCGATTCTGGTTAGATCGATGCCCTCTTGGCGCAAAACTAGAGCCGCCTGAATGATCACAAGCGGCTCTGTCTCGTTGTATCGCGCCCAAACGCGGCAAATTGCCGCAATGGTCTAGCGTCGCTTCTTCTTGGCTGCCTTACGCTTAGCGGTCTTCTTCTTGGCGACCTTGCGCTTAACGGCCTTTTTCTTAGCGGTTTTCTTTTTGGCAGTCTTCTTTTTGGCAGTCTTCTTTTTGGCTACCTTTTTCTTGGCTACCTTCTTCTTGGCTGCCTTTTTCTTGGCTACCTTCTTCTTGGCTACCTTCTTCTTGGCAACCTTCTTTTTAGCGACCTTACGCTTGACGGCCTTCTTAGCGGCTTTCTTGCGAGTCGCCTTCTTCTTCTTGGCCACAGTTCGTCCTCCGTTGAAAAAGTACTGGCGAGTTCCGTCTCAAATGGCTTCCGTTATGCCTTGAGCCTTCGAGTCTTACTCACCTTCAATCGTAATCCCGATATCGGGTTTTCACATTACTGAAATCCGTTCCAAGTCTGATCAATGCCAACCTACTCTCTGGTGAACCTGAAACAACGAGTTGAAAACATGCGTGCAAAACGTCGCTTATTTTTCGTAATCTTTAGAATCCAAAACTGTTCGTCAACCCCAAGTTTAATCTTTTGTTGTAATTCTTTGTCTCTTCTTATGCATGAAAACGTCGTTGTCATTGTTGAAATGTGTTGATGAATCAACGTTCGTTGCTTCACGGTTAGCTTTTGCGTGACAGGCTGATTGATCTCTTTGAATTTACGTTAGAAGTGTGACGTGATTATGTCATACGACTATTGCGTTGCTTTGTGGAGATCGCGTTTTACGCTGTTTTTAAAGGGGTGTGACGTTGTTCGATTTTTTTACCAGCCGCGTCCGTATCCACTGCCACGACCGGTGTACGCTTGCAAAGTTTGGTAACTCGAGTACGCGAGCATGCCGAACATGATCATCAAATAGCTGTCTCGATTTGTCAGCGCAAAGAGGGCAACAGCACCCGCCGTAAAAACTGAAAGCAAAAGAGAATTTTTTATGCCGTCAGTACGACTAAAGATCACAAATAGCTCGCGAGAGATCTGTCCGCCGTCGAGTGGATAGATTGGTAGTAAGTTTAACAATGACCAGTAGACGCTGATGTAGAGGAAGTAAAGGACAAACCAAAATACACTCAGTGGTGGAGATGGCGCGTCGATAATTGGTAAGAGATTTCCAACAAAGCCACCGAGCGGAACCGAGTAGCCGAGGAGCAGCAGACTGATAACCATTAATAACGCGCCGCTGAGTTGCGCGACGGGACCGGCGAAGGAAATCGCGATTTGGCGATATGGGTCCCGAGCATTCATCGAATGGCTGTCAGGAACCGCCAAGCCACCAAAGTGATAAAGCACTATGTGACAATGACTTCCGAAGT
This genomic window contains:
- a CDS encoding peptidase, with the translated sequence MILGEPPRTQFDINFSLFGFPVRVAPFFWIAAVLLGYGSTEGDPPLLLAWILAVGISILIHELGHAFAFRYFGSHCHIVLYHFGGLAVPDSHSMNARDPYRQIAISFAGPVAQLSGALLMVISLLLLGYSVPLGGFVGNLLPIIDAPSPPLSVFWFVLYFLYISVYWSLLNLLPIYPLDGGQISRELFVIFSRTDGIKNSLLLSVFTAGAVALFALTNRDSYLMIMFGMLAYSSYQTLQAYTGRGSGYGRGW
- a CDS encoding Mrp/NBP35 family ATP-binding protein, with product MAGGALDAAVVKAAMQNFKDPETGRSVVDMSQVKDLAIEDRRVCVTLALTTHSAPLWDETYREAEQHLKAALPQASEIKVERAVLDRRPEKIGEIGLAAKSVIAVGSGKGGVGKSTVASALAYGLQRSGSVVGLVDADVYGPSIPHLLGVSGRPEILNNRIQPIEKDGIRVMSMGFLVPPGEAVVWRGPMLHGAITQFLRDTEWGELDYLIIDMPPGTGDIALTLSQLLPLSGSVVVCTPQEVALLDAVKAIAMLRKVNIPVLGMVENMSGFICSDCNKRYDIFGSGGAKKRAEELEVPFLGEIPINVGIRTSGDKGQMNAVFEDEATRPYLEQLTHQLVRNLAQQVMEEPPLPTLNVL
- a CDS encoding NADH-quinone oxidoreductase subunit N, whose product is MPVNAETIVNLLPEVTLVLLAVVILIGGTFNRSKLSWTIVSLFIFGVVAVMLSRQPTAAQVVAAGPLRFDGFSQYFRWTALGLGGLFTLFATQSRQFKLFPELLAALVLIVTGLMVVSSAADLVMMFLGFELISIPTYVLLFIGKSDRQSDEAAAKYFFLSILSSALMLYGFASLYGVTGEIEFQLIRASLQADSAPLLRSFLPISLVAIIAGLAFKVAAVPFHFYAPDVYQATTNLNAAVLAIVPKMAGVIGLVRILIAVYPRESLFPWQLAIVLAVLTMTLGNVAALWQNNLRRLLGYSSIAHAGYLLIGLAAALGGQIDAATTQDAITAMVFYVVVYSVATIGAFSVLAYLSDDDFSFSQLRELAGLARTHPVIGACLAVCMFSLSGIPPLAGFWGKLTLFKSALDVGLSSSGGTRYWFIVLAVLGALNAAIAAAYYLRVIGVIYFNADESSPKKPPLGNPGAGLVALLSVWIVIGIGLFTSGAMLRAEAAARSVSVVKSVDPELTLVTKPRRP
- a CDS encoding helix-turn-helix domain-containing protein produces the protein MARSGKKNSLGSLFDEADCPIYVLDADRRLQYCNQACCRWTDCASDQLLGVRWDYHSLENAPPLATESSKDRVSAGLCPSLDAFSGVRSRGIVALPGSCQRREAEFIPLSLGADVTSVLVLVAPQDLTCQPLSEASDAFEPAKLHEQLQYWRNVQRDVYRLDNLVGSSVQMQRVRDQVRLACAGQGAVLAVGSPGSGRERMMRTIHSSRSQSAQIALIPLDCRLLDSELMRSTMDNVIRESSELEGSGGVDLLLLDVDQLSLDCQIVLLNFLCLEELNVTALATAGTDLVTLAKKAGFVADLAEKLTTLVIRLPTLLERPDDLPLLIQVAIENQNAAGGKQVLGTTQRAMDLLLAYRWTGNVDQLFEFVRQAHRCAAGVLITEQDLPDAISLSIDADRYPHRQVETIELESYLANIERELIQRALVTSGGNKAQAARLLGISRGRLLRRLETLKISS
- the nuoL gene encoding NADH-quinone oxidoreductase subunit L: MYDLRILLILIPACPLLAAILIAVLGPRVLREKSHLPVIFALLISFVCSLAVVMEIHHRAGLVSETGVAAHVGVAEVQSLWTWAQVDDAYRMPAGESVPFSIDVSLRADGLTALMLPTVTFIAMLVAIYGAGYMHGDRGYWRFFAYVSLFVFSMTMLVLVSNFLMLFVFWEAVGVCSYLLIGFWYEKEGAAAAGMKAFLVNRVGDFGFALAIFLIWVNYGTLNFHDVGGIPGVMGDQRLSGQLAFVGGGVATAICLLLMLGACGKSAQFPLHVWLPDAMEGPTPVSALIHAATMVTAGVYMVTRCTPLFHASSDAQLVVACVGGFTALLAGLIALTQYDLKRVLAYSTISQLGYLFLALGTGTIGGICAAMFHLFTHAFFKALLFLGAGSVMHAMGDVIDMRRFGGLRHLMPWTHRTFLIGALALAGVFPFAGFWSKDQIVAAVHDESHSHAEVHHTRASDPNTTHTVRTAVSDAADENSDRRAKIFDWLYRISLGVAFLTSLYTFRAYYMTFFGPEVIPSEAGHHAHESPPSMLIPLGILAILAFSIGWMLDHATLINFLSSTPSLAYVTPAGYQPVFHLDIAVKSTLVALAGVGLASYLYLGHHREANALSKLFGSLRRLSYHKFYFDELYHFGIIWPLRWLAQLSYLFDKWIVDGIVNLIGQLPVRLGSSIRGWQHGLIPAYSLMMALGTLIILILGKILWGGG
- a CDS encoding NADH-quinone oxidoreductase subunit M → MNSSIFLLISIVLPILGSILICSLGAGSVVLVRRVALCVSLVTCFTAFLVVSRFEPTGDIYMAEQLDAAAKDPSILKTFDPATTAFASTEYEWLPASTGIDVRFSIGLDGLSVWLYALTALLMLSAVLVSWTAITERVALFYGMLLLLEAGCLGVFAARDLILFYIFFEFTLIPLFFLIGIWGSEQRRFAAQKFFLFTLAGSLLTFIGLLTIVISVHQQMMNQGMGHGAISCSIPELVVRLTCFPLANSLQSWVFLALFVGFAIKVPLFPFHTWLPLAHVQAPAAGSVFLAGILLKIGTFGFLRFNIPMLPEATVAFAPVLLWLAVIGIIYGAFVALAQSDMKRLVAYSSVSHLGFCMLGLFVLNPLGVQGATLQMINHGISTGALFALIGMLYERYHTREISDFGGLAKRLPIFAFFMLLFTFSSIGLPGLNGFAGEILILAGAFQRGWAQQAGPWGAQLKIISVIAVFGVVLGAWYMLSLVKRVFFGELKEPSGQDAEGELPGDLTGREIWALVPLAILVFWIGLYPKFFLDRMQPTIDYSIQAARQAADRPPAALASTRNREESQPSAR